One Fusarium poae strain DAOMC 252244 chromosome 4, whole genome shotgun sequence DNA window includes the following coding sequences:
- a CDS encoding hypothetical protein (TransMembrane:7 (o32-53i65-88o108-131i143-168o188-213i225-251o257-279i)) — protein MPVINGVPVAIPPPEGYVVNFEHPQRRHEIEAYVASSVGMGVAFFFVLQYLYVKVWILRKLELETACLLIGWIFSIGVQVVSLLGFFLGITGVHTWEIPLTKFNTGNLLSFIVPILYAVCTAFSKMALALFYQKLSPQRWWRWSVYVVLFLVVGYNLAITLVILFGCVPFEKSWNHTMLEGKCVNRPAVYICTAGLGILSDLILLIMPLPMVLRSQIPRRQKAGLVVLFAIGSATLVTSVIRLVLLVPIFGAVDVSWIISGAIVWVFIEANLLIICASLTTLRCFFYRVAPILIGERGPCGDIESSKGTRKHPFQAIETVGTKSRRGKLDSPTVDSGFDLKTIARAQPVRTEVTVYTPDEERDETIRQLRRQESIKKFGSSAVETRTWDVCKDGSDDEELAIVQTTTVTVVYGPRESYMPPKKVEDMA, from the exons ATGCCGGTAATCAACGGCGTTCCGGTCGCTATACCGCCTCCGGAGGGCTATGTAGTCAACTTTGAACACCCCCAGAGACGGCACGAAATAGAAGCATATGTGGCTTCGAGTGTCGGCATGGGCGTTGCTTTCTTTTTCGTTCTGCAATATCTATACGTAAAAGTATGGATATTACGCAAACTAGAGTTGGAGACTG CATGTCTTTTGATAGGGTGGATTTTTTCCATCGGTGTGCAAGTCGTCTCACTTC TGGGATTCTTCCTTGGAATAACAGGCGTGCATACATGGGAGATTCCTCTCACCAAGTTCAACACCGGAAACCTG CTCTCCTTCATCGTTCCGATCCTGTATGCAGTATGCACCGCCTTCTCCAAGATGGCGCTGGCGCTATTTTACCAGAAGCTTTCACCACAGCGATGGTGGCGATGGAGCGTATACGTCGTCCTCTTTCTTGTTGTAGGCTACAACCTGGCCATCACGCTCGTTATCCTTTTCGGTTGTGTCCCGTTTGAGAAAAGCTGGAACCACACGATGCTTGAGGGGAAATGCGTGAACCGACCGGCGGTATATATTTGTACAGCAGGTCTTGGAATTTTGTCAGACCTTATCCTCCTGATAATGCCCTTGCCTATGGTTCTGCGCTCGCAGATACCTCGGCGACAAAAGGCTGGCCTTGTTGTACTGTTTGCCATCGGTTCTGC AACACTAGTTACTTCAGTAATACGACTAGTACTCCTGGTTCCAATCTTTGGCGCTGTCGACGTCAGTTGGATTATTTCCGGCGCGATAGTCTGGGT TTTCATCGAAGCGAATCTTTTGATTATCTGCGCATCGCTGACGACTCTCCGATGCTTTTTCTATCGCGTCGCACCAATACTTATTGGCGAACGAGGACCATGTGGCGATATCGAGAGTAGCAAAGGGACGAGAAAACACCCCTTCCAGGCGATAGAAACTGTTGGCACGAAATCGAGAAGAGGAAAGCTCGATAGTCCGACTGTGGATTCCGGATTTGATCTCAAAACCATTGCCAGAGCGCAGCCTGTGAGGACAGAAGTCACGGTATATACTCCGGATGAGGAGAGAGATGAAACAATCAGGCAACTGCGGAGACAAGAGTCGATCAAGAAGTTCGGCAGTTCAGCAGTGGAGACTCGAACCTGGGATGTATGCAAGGACGGcagtgacgatgaggagctgGCGATTGTGCAGACGACGACTGTGACAGTGGTATACGGACCCCGAGAAAGCTACATGCCCCCTAAGAAAGTCGAGGACATGGCTTGA